In a genomic window of Stakelama saccharophila:
- a CDS encoding TldD/PmbA family protein: MLTPETSRSLAQSAVDRAIARGADAADAHYITDRSVAVSVRLGALEDVERSEGDTLTLRVFIGRRSASVSSSDLSDGALAALADRAIAMAREASEDRWSGLAPAERLLHGSPPHLDIDDGADVSPEALKQRALVAEEAARSIAGVTNSEGGSASASRTITALATSHGFAGSYATSSHAISASVVAGRAGALQRDHAHHTTRHLRLLDAPEDIGRLAGERAVARLSPARIGSATMPVVFDPRVGGSLMGAFVGAISGTRIAARTSFLRDALGQRVFARGVTIRDDPHRPRGLRSRPYDGEGVGGSPVSIVEDGLLETWLLDSASARQLEMEPTGHAAPGGGVSVSNLYMEAGNVPVESLVADIERGVWVTELIGQGVNPVTGDYSRGAAGFLIEKGEVTTPVAEITVAGNLKDMFARAMPANDLEFRYGVNVPTLRIDGMTVAGD; encoded by the coding sequence ATGCTGACCCCCGAAACGTCCCGATCGCTTGCCCAGTCCGCCGTAGACCGGGCGATTGCCCGCGGCGCCGATGCCGCCGATGCGCACTACATCACCGACCGGTCGGTGGCGGTTTCGGTGCGGCTCGGCGCGCTGGAGGATGTGGAGCGGTCCGAGGGGGACACCCTTACCCTGCGCGTCTTCATCGGCCGACGATCGGCGAGCGTATCGTCGTCCGACCTGTCGGACGGCGCGCTTGCCGCACTCGCCGACCGGGCGATAGCGATGGCGCGCGAGGCGAGCGAGGACCGCTGGTCGGGCCTCGCGCCGGCGGAACGGCTGCTGCACGGCAGCCCGCCGCATCTCGACATCGACGACGGCGCCGACGTCTCGCCCGAGGCACTGAAGCAGCGTGCTCTGGTTGCCGAGGAGGCCGCGCGGAGCATCGCCGGCGTGACCAACAGCGAGGGCGGCTCTGCCTCCGCAAGCCGAACCATTACCGCACTCGCCACCAGCCACGGCTTTGCCGGCAGCTATGCGACCAGCTCGCATGCGATCTCTGCCAGCGTGGTGGCGGGCCGCGCCGGTGCGCTGCAGCGGGACCATGCCCACCACACCACCCGCCATCTGCGTCTGCTCGACGCGCCGGAAGATATCGGCCGGCTGGCCGGGGAACGCGCCGTCGCGCGGCTGTCGCCCGCGCGTATCGGCAGTGCGACGATGCCGGTGGTGTTCGACCCCAGGGTCGGCGGTTCGCTGATGGGCGCTTTTGTCGGCGCGATTTCGGGTACGCGCATCGCCGCACGCACGAGCTTTCTGCGGGACGCACTGGGCCAGCGGGTCTTCGCCCGCGGCGTGACCATCCGGGACGATCCCCACCGGCCCCGCGGCCTGCGCTCGCGCCCCTATGATGGCGAGGGTGTGGGCGGATCACCGGTTTCGATCGTCGAGGACGGCCTGCTCGAAACCTGGCTGCTCGACAGCGCCTCGGCGCGGCAACTCGAAATGGAGCCGACCGGCCATGCCGCGCCGGGGGGCGGCGTGTCCGTCAGCAACCTGTACATGGAAGCGGGCAACGTGCCGGTGGAGTCGCTTGTCGCGGACATCGAGCGCGGGGTGTGGGTCACCGAGCTGATCGGCCAGGGCGTCAACCCGGTGACGGGCGATTACAGTCGCGGCGCCGCCGGCTTCCTGATCGAAAAGGGCGAAGTGACGACACCGGTGGCGGAGATCACCGTCGCCGGCAACCTGAAGGACATGTTCGCACGGGCCATGCCCGCCAACGACCTGGAATTTCGCTATGGCGTCAATGTCCCGACGCTGCGCATCGACGGAATGACGGTGGCTGGTGACTGA
- a CDS encoding aspartate kinase yields MARIVMKFGGTSMAGIERIRAVAARVKHEWEAGNEIAVVVSAMAGETDRLVNFCREASSLYDAREYDVVVSSGEQVTSGLLAIALQAIGVPARSWLGWQLPIRTSDGHGSARIAEIDTNGLAAALVAREVAVIPGFQGVAAGERVATLGRGGSDTSAVAMAAAMKADRCDIYTDVDGVYTTDPRIVPRARKLSRVTYEEMLELASVGAKVLQTRSVGLAMKEGVRVQVLSSFTEATDDPEPGTLIVGEEEIEDMERQLITGIAHDKGEAKITLTEVPDHPGAVASIFGPLAEANINVDMIVQNIAHSAGSTDVTFTVPQADMPRALEALENNREAIGFGGMVHDTRVSKISVVGVGMRSHAGVASKMFKTLGDRGINIQAITTSEIKVSVLIEEDYTELAVRVLHTAYGLDAEDAA; encoded by the coding sequence ATGGCGCGCATCGTGATGAAGTTCGGCGGCACCTCCATGGCCGGGATCGAACGCATCCGCGCCGTTGCCGCCCGCGTGAAGCACGAATGGGAGGCGGGCAACGAGATCGCCGTCGTCGTGTCGGCCATGGCGGGTGAGACCGACCGGCTGGTGAACTTCTGTCGCGAGGCATCGTCGCTCTACGACGCGCGCGAATATGACGTGGTGGTGTCCTCCGGCGAACAGGTTACCAGCGGGCTGCTGGCGATCGCGCTGCAGGCGATCGGCGTTCCGGCGCGTTCCTGGCTCGGCTGGCAATTGCCGATCCGCACATCGGACGGCCACGGCTCCGCGCGCATCGCGGAAATCGACACGAACGGGCTGGCGGCGGCACTGGTGGCGCGCGAGGTCGCCGTCATCCCCGGCTTTCAGGGCGTGGCGGCCGGCGAGCGGGTGGCGACGCTCGGCCGTGGCGGGTCGGATACCAGCGCGGTCGCCATGGCCGCGGCGATGAAGGCGGACCGATGCGACATCTATACCGATGTCGACGGCGTCTATACCACCGACCCGCGCATCGTGCCGCGCGCACGCAAATTGTCGCGCGTCACCTATGAGGAAATGCTGGAGCTGGCGAGCGTCGGGGCCAAGGTGCTGCAAACCCGCTCGGTCGGGCTGGCGATGAAGGAAGGCGTGCGCGTACAGGTATTGTCGTCGTTCACCGAGGCCACGGACGATCCGGAGCCCGGCACCCTGATCGTCGGCGAAGAGGAGATCGAGGATATGGAACGGCAGCTCATCACCGGCATCGCCCATGACAAGGGCGAGGCGAAGATCACGCTCACCGAGGTGCCCGATCATCCCGGCGCCGTGGCGTCGATCTTCGGTCCGCTGGCCGAGGCGAACATCAATGTCGACATGATCGTGCAGAATATCGCCCATTCGGCGGGCTCTACCGACGTCACCTTCACCGTGCCGCAAGCCGACATGCCGCGCGCGCTGGAGGCGCTGGAAAACAACCGCGAGGCCATCGGCTTCGGCGGAATGGTCCACGACACCCGGGTATCGAAGATTTCGGTCGTGGGCGTGGGCATGCGCAGCCATGCCGGCGTCGCGTCCAAGATGTTCAAGACACTGGGCGACCGGGGGATCAACATTCAGGCGATCACCACGTCCGAGATCAAGGTCAGCGTGTTGATCGAGGAAGACTATACCGAACTGGCGGTGCGCGTGCTGCACACCGCCTACGGCCTGGATGCCGAGGACGCCGCCTGA
- the ubiG gene encoding bifunctional 2-polyprenyl-6-hydroxyphenol methylase/3-demethylubiquinol 3-O-methyltransferase UbiG, translating into MADPDTTIDPAEAAHFGKLAADWWNPKGSSAMLHRLNPVRLAYLREVIDAHWDADERGFTPLAGKTALDVGCGAGLLAEPLARLGAQVTGVDAAGENIGAARAHAAASGLDIDYHEGGIAAVAGRTFDLVTSMEVIEHVANPAAFVRGLAAALGEDGILVLSTPNRTPLSRLGLITIGEGTGAIPKGTHDWNRFLTPEELTDLIEAEGLEVSDLRGLGYSSGRGFVLSSDLRLDYLMTARRRG; encoded by the coding sequence ATGGCCGACCCCGACACGACGATCGATCCGGCGGAAGCCGCGCATTTCGGCAAGCTCGCCGCCGACTGGTGGAACCCGAAAGGGTCCTCGGCGATGCTCCACCGGCTCAATCCGGTTCGGCTCGCTTATCTGCGCGAGGTGATCGACGCCCATTGGGATGCCGACGAACGCGGTTTCACGCCGCTCGCCGGCAAGACGGCGCTCGACGTCGGCTGCGGGGCAGGCCTGCTGGCGGAACCGCTGGCCCGACTGGGCGCACAGGTGACGGGCGTCGATGCGGCCGGCGAGAATATCGGTGCGGCGCGCGCACACGCGGCGGCGTCGGGCCTGGACATCGACTATCACGAAGGCGGCATCGCGGCGGTAGCCGGTCGCACCTTCGATCTCGTGACGTCGATGGAGGTGATCGAACACGTCGCCAATCCGGCGGCCTTCGTCCGCGGCCTCGCGGCGGCGCTCGGCGAGGACGGGATACTGGTCCTGTCGACGCCGAACCGCACGCCGCTGTCGCGCCTCGGACTGATCACCATCGGCGAGGGGACGGGCGCGATCCCAAAGGGGACGCACGACTGGAACCGCTTCCTGACGCCCGAGGAACTGACGGACCTGATCGAGGCGGAAGGGCTGGAAGTCAGCGACCTGCGCGGCCTCGGCTACTCATCCGGCCGCGGCTTCGTCCTGTCGAGCGACCTGCGGCTGGATTACCTGATGACGGCGCGGCGACGCGGCTGA
- a CDS encoding aldo/keto reductase, whose protein sequence is MTDTPMLQMNDGRHIPALGLGTYKIPDSQADAVVRRGIDLGYRLVDTAAMYDNERGVGSGVADDDTVFLTTKLWNPQQGHDAAMQAFEESLALLGRDDVDLYLIHWPCPAQDRYVETWKALIGLRKSGRAKSIGVSNFLPEHIERIAAETGELPAVNQIELHPGFQQRQARAFHDRHGIVTQSWSPLGQGAALKDRRIAQIAEKHDRSAAQVVLRWHLQSGLSVIPKAGAPDHLADNLGALGWTLDDEDMAAIDRMDDPDGRIGPHPNRM, encoded by the coding sequence ATGACCGATACTCCCATGCTGCAGATGAACGATGGCCGCCATATTCCCGCTCTCGGTCTCGGCACGTACAAGATCCCCGATTCGCAGGCCGATGCGGTCGTGCGTCGCGGCATCGATCTCGGCTACCGCCTGGTCGATACGGCAGCCATGTATGACAATGAACGCGGGGTCGGCAGCGGCGTGGCGGATGACGACACCGTCTTCCTGACCACCAAGTTGTGGAACCCGCAGCAGGGCCATGACGCGGCGATGCAGGCGTTCGAGGAAAGCCTTGCCCTCTTGGGCCGCGACGATGTCGATCTCTATCTGATCCACTGGCCCTGTCCGGCGCAGGACAGGTATGTCGAAACCTGGAAGGCGCTGATCGGGTTACGAAAGAGCGGCCGGGCGAAATCGATCGGCGTGTCCAACTTCCTTCCCGAACATATCGAGCGCATCGCCGCCGAAACCGGCGAACTGCCCGCGGTGAACCAGATCGAACTGCACCCCGGATTCCAGCAAAGGCAAGCACGGGCATTTCACGACCGGCACGGCATCGTCACCCAGAGCTGGAGCCCGCTCGGCCAGGGAGCCGCCCTGAAGGACCGGCGGATCGCGCAGATCGCCGAAAAGCACGACCGGTCGGCGGCACAGGTCGTCCTGCGCTGGCACCTGCAATCGGGCCTGTCGGTAATTCCGAAGGCAGGCGCCCCCGATCACCTGGCCGACAATCTGGGCGCCCTGGGCTGGACCCTGGACGACGAAGACATGGCCGCGATCGACCGGATGGACGATCCCGACGGGCGCATCGGACCGCATCCGAACCGGATGTAG
- a CDS encoding PilZ domain-containing protein yields the protein MTQYRPVGPALVEQRRAPRHPVFVTRATTRRHKQEAVEARLCDLSAYGCRLAGDDQPDGERLWLRFEGSMPVAATAVWSRDGMVGCRFDEPIDRKLVRALTLTVD from the coding sequence ATGACCCAATATCGGCCGGTAGGACCGGCGCTCGTCGAACAGCGCCGCGCGCCGCGGCATCCCGTATTCGTCACGCGGGCCACGACGCGCCGCCACAAACAGGAAGCGGTCGAGGCGCGGCTGTGCGACCTTTCGGCCTATGGCTGCCGCCTCGCCGGCGATGACCAACCCGATGGCGAACGTCTGTGGCTGCGGTTCGAAGGCAGTATGCCGGTCGCCGCGACGGCGGTGTGGAGTCGGGACGGCATGGTCGGCTGTCGTTTCGACGAACCGATCGATCGCAAGCTCGTGCGCGCGCTGACGCTGACCGTCGACTGA
- a CDS encoding 3'(2'),5'-bisphosphate nucleotidase CysQ: protein MVTETLADAVRSVTADAGALAMKRWRTDFRRWEKSPGNPVCEVDLEVDHLLRQRLGALLPDAGWLSEETKDDASRLAATRIWVVDPIDGTRDYIRGREGWAVSVALIERGQPVVGVLDAPARGEHWHAENGKGAYRGVQRIMASDHATLSGARVPAEHLPKADRDFTTVYKPNSIALRIAMVAAGDADLVATLRWGNEWDIAAAVLIAREAGAAVTDALGQPLAFNSPEAHAFGVLATAPAIHDAARERLAARSVLAKGAAPAPGG from the coding sequence CTGGTGACTGAAACGCTCGCCGATGCGGTGCGGTCCGTCACGGCCGACGCCGGCGCGCTCGCGATGAAGCGCTGGCGCACCGATTTCCGCCGTTGGGAGAAATCGCCCGGCAACCCGGTGTGCGAAGTCGACCTGGAGGTCGATCACCTGCTGCGCCAGCGGCTGGGTGCACTTTTGCCCGATGCCGGCTGGCTGTCGGAGGAAACCAAGGACGACGCCAGCCGACTCGCCGCGACGCGGATTTGGGTGGTCGACCCTATCGACGGCACGCGCGACTATATCCGCGGGCGGGAAGGCTGGGCCGTGTCGGTCGCGCTGATCGAACGCGGCCAGCCGGTCGTCGGCGTGCTCGATGCCCCGGCCCGGGGCGAGCACTGGCACGCCGAAAACGGCAAGGGCGCCTATCGCGGCGTCCAGAGGATCATGGCGAGCGATCACGCCACGCTTTCCGGCGCGCGCGTCCCGGCCGAACATCTCCCCAAGGCGGACCGCGACTTCACCACGGTCTACAAGCCCAATTCGATCGCGCTGCGCATCGCGATGGTGGCGGCGGGCGATGCTGATTTGGTTGCGACGCTGCGCTGGGGCAATGAATGGGACATCGCCGCCGCCGTCCTGATCGCGCGGGAAGCGGGTGCGGCGGTGACCGATGCGCTGGGTCAGCCGCTCGCGTTCAATTCGCCGGAAGCGCATGCCTTCGGCGTGCTGGCCACAGCGCCCGCCATCCACGATGCGGCGCGCGAGCGGCTGGCGGCGCGGTCGGTATTGGCGAAAGGGGCGGCACCCGCGCCGGGCGGCTGA
- the ppa gene encoding inorganic diphosphatase encodes MRIDMVPVGENPPHNVNVIIEVPVGGEPVKYEFDKKSGALFVDRILHTPMRYPANYGFVPHTLSPDGDPIDALVIARSSFVPGCVVRARPIAVLNLEDEHGGDEKLVCVPEDTTFPYYAKVGQKDDLPPIIFQQIEHFFTHYKDLEAEKWVRIGKWGDAEEAKRILQEAVDRAGQKAA; translated from the coding sequence ATGCGTATCGATATGGTGCCAGTCGGGGAAAACCCGCCGCACAACGTGAATGTGATCATCGAGGTGCCGGTGGGCGGCGAACCGGTGAAGTACGAGTTCGACAAGAAGTCGGGCGCGCTGTTCGTCGACCGGATCCTGCATACGCCGATGCGCTATCCGGCCAATTATGGTTTCGTGCCGCACACGCTGTCGCCGGACGGCGATCCGATCGATGCGCTGGTGATCGCGCGTTCGTCCTTCGTGCCGGGCTGCGTGGTCCGCGCCCGGCCGATCGCCGTCCTGAACCTGGAAGACGAGCATGGCGGCGACGAAAAGCTCGTCTGCGTGCCCGAGGACACGACCTTTCCCTATTACGCCAAGGTCGGCCAGAAGGACGACCTGCCGCCCATCATCTTTCAGCAGATCGAGCACTTCTTCACCCACTATAAGGATCTCGAGGCCGAGAAGTGGGTGCGCATCGGCAAGTGGGGCGATGCCGAAGAGGCCAAGCGCATCCTTCAGGAAGCGGTCGACCGGGCAGGCCAGAAAGCCGCCTGA
- a CDS encoding methyl-accepting chemotaxis protein, translating to MQTTSPLAVVSASADIGWLRADDGNDEHVRADTPLHRAIDRFYRDTALRLLPVVDALDQPVGALFDRDIRQLLLNPFGHALLRNPSYGADLGAYVRSCPVAEASLPVPEIIDRYRAADGSEGMILTRGGRFHCAISNRRLIQLAAEHELSRTRSRLARSQQVEAASKAFERHVALLSRDMVGLAERIEANAVATAERASTTGESASSVAAAAAQGNGNLAAIAEQGRRLATALAQISANTREAKAVASDAVALVARGSARTADLSRSAQSIDAVIGLISEIAAKVNLLALNAGIEAARAGEAGRGFTVVANEVKALSRRASDAAKTIIEHVGEMQMAVREVTDTHGKVETAIAAIASRSGEIEREVAGQASGTHSIAENTAEVAEATAVIQSDTEAIAWSAATASRGADDMRSLARRLAEDAEQLSSEAESFLRVL from the coding sequence ATGCAGACCACATCGCCCCTCGCCGTCGTTTCGGCCTCCGCAGACATCGGCTGGCTGCGCGCCGACGACGGCAATGACGAGCATGTCCGCGCGGATACGCCGCTGCACCGCGCCATCGACCGTTTCTACCGCGATACGGCGCTACGCCTGTTGCCGGTGGTTGATGCGCTCGACCAGCCCGTCGGCGCGTTGTTCGATCGCGACATCCGGCAGTTGCTGCTCAATCCCTTCGGCCACGCCTTGCTGCGCAACCCGTCCTACGGCGCCGATCTGGGCGCATATGTCCGATCCTGCCCGGTCGCCGAGGCCAGCCTGCCCGTTCCGGAGATCATCGACCGCTATCGCGCCGCCGACGGATCCGAAGGCATGATCCTGACGCGCGGCGGCCGCTTCCACTGCGCCATTTCCAATCGCCGCCTGATCCAGTTGGCAGCCGAGCACGAATTGTCGCGCACCCGTTCGCGACTGGCGCGCTCGCAGCAGGTGGAAGCCGCCAGCAAGGCTTTCGAGCGGCACGTCGCCCTGCTGTCGCGCGACATGGTCGGTCTCGCAGAGCGCATCGAGGCCAATGCCGTTGCCACCGCCGAACGCGCGAGCACCACGGGCGAAAGCGCGTCATCGGTCGCTGCGGCCGCAGCGCAGGGCAACGGCAATCTCGCTGCCATTGCCGAACAGGGCCGCCGGCTCGCCACCGCTCTGGCCCAGATTTCGGCCAATACGCGCGAAGCCAAGGCGGTGGCTTCCGATGCCGTCGCCCTCGTCGCGCGGGGTAGCGCGCGTACCGCCGATCTCTCGCGCTCGGCCCAGTCGATCGATGCGGTGATCGGGCTGATCAGCGAGATCGCGGCCAAGGTGAACCTGTTGGCGCTCAACGCCGGCATCGAAGCGGCCCGTGCCGGCGAGGCCGGGCGCGGCTTCACCGTCGTCGCCAACGAGGTGAAGGCGCTTTCCCGCCGGGCGTCGGACGCGGCCAAGACGATCATCGAGCATGTCGGCGAAATGCAGATGGCCGTGCGGGAAGTGACCGATACCCATGGCAAGGTCGAAACCGCGATCGCCGCCATCGCCTCGCGCTCCGGCGAGATCGAGCGCGAAGTTGCGGGGCAGGCAAGCGGTACGCACTCCATTGCCGAAAACACCGCCGAAGTCGCGGAGGCGACGGCCGTGATCCAAAGCGATACGGAGGCAATCGCATGGAGCGCGGCCACCGCCTCGCGCGGCGCCGACGACATGCGTTCGCTGGCGCGCCGCCTGGCGGAGGACGCCGAACAGCTCTCGTCGGAAGCGGAAAGCTTCCTGCGCGTTCTTTGA
- the ubiA gene encoding 4-hydroxybenzoate octaprenyltransferase has translation MTDDRALPDTQHHGLVGLLPRRARPYALLARHDRPIGWWLLFWPGAWAIALSGGAIARWDLLLWFLLGAIAMRGAGCTYNDIVDRDLDRRVARTRSRPLASGAVSLQAAWTWLVLQCLVGLVVLVQLNLVAAGVALASLALVAAYPFMKRITWWPQAWLGLVFSWAAPVGWAAVTGGIAWPGLLVYAGAVFWVIGYDTIYALQDVEDDALVGVRSSARRLGSKVRPGVALFYAVALACWAGAIWLVRPDWLALLALLPMAGHLAWQVLTLDTADGASALARFRANRNAGFLMFAACFVVGTASAL, from the coding sequence ATGACCGACGACCGCGCGCTTCCCGACACCCAGCATCACGGACTGGTGGGCCTGCTCCCGCGGCGGGCGCGCCCTTATGCCCTGCTGGCGCGGCACGACCGCCCGATCGGCTGGTGGCTCCTGTTCTGGCCCGGCGCCTGGGCGATCGCCCTGTCCGGCGGCGCCATCGCGCGCTGGGACCTGCTGTTGTGGTTCCTGCTGGGTGCGATTGCGATGCGCGGGGCGGGCTGCACCTATAACGACATTGTCGACCGCGATCTCGACCGCAGGGTGGCGCGCACGCGAAGCCGGCCGCTCGCCAGCGGTGCGGTGTCGTTGCAGGCCGCCTGGACGTGGCTGGTACTGCAATGCCTCGTCGGTCTGGTCGTGCTCGTCCAGTTGAACCTGGTCGCCGCGGGGGTCGCGCTGGCCAGTCTGGCGCTTGTCGCGGCCTATCCGTTCATGAAGCGGATCACCTGGTGGCCGCAGGCGTGGCTGGGTCTCGTCTTTTCCTGGGCGGCGCCGGTCGGCTGGGCGGCGGTGACGGGCGGCATCGCCTGGCCGGGCCTGCTCGTCTATGCCGGCGCCGTCTTCTGGGTGATCGGCTACGACACCATCTATGCCTTGCAGGATGTCGAGGACGACGCCCTGGTCGGCGTTCGCTCGTCCGCGCGGCGGCTCGGCAGCAAGGTACGGCCGGGCGTGGCGCTCTTCTACGCGGTTGCGCTCGCTTGCTGGGCGGGCGCGATCTGGCTGGTGCGGCCCGATTGGCTCGCGCTCCTGGCGCTCCTGCCGATGGCGGGACATCTCGCCTGGCAGGTTCTGACGCTCGACACCGCCGACGGCGCAAGTGCGCTGGCGCGGTTCCGTGCCAATCGCAATGCAGGCTTCCTGATGTTCGCGGCCTGTTTCGTGGTCGGCACGGCGTCCGCACTTTGA